The following are encoded together in the Novipirellula artificiosorum genome:
- a CDS encoding non-ribosomal peptide synthetase yields MTDPLPPPSSLSGLSATQKRELLKRLLEEKARASRQFPMSSQQQGLWHAYRRDSSATAYNVFLPTRTRSALDLPALTTAMQILTQRHHSLRTTFSDSGGQLQQTVCDSLLPDIRSELAEGCSDDELRSRVLAHVQRPFDLEKGPLLRLATFRVAEDDHVIVATTHHIVTDFWSLVLIMKELSEIYPAVLSGRTPTLPPASNLYAQYVQQQRHLCESHQKEALSQYWQQQVKDVAPVLELPLDYRRPKQFSGQAHSIPIEFNIAESEQIRHFARTCGVTTNATLLAAVQVLLSRYSRQSKFLVGIPSSGRSEQQFEDTVGYFSGVLPIRTDLSSDLNFQEFVGQTSRQMMRGMDHERYPFAEIVRDTNPSRDTSRGPLIQTLCTFENSHLQSDTAHAAFLMASASQAKEFGGLLQQPFPVPHPTCHYDIEFAFDTSSEAMGGIVCFCVDLFRTPSMHQLATNFRQLTGALIDQCDRNVTSVAWPIPSSGSTSALVITDERPMTREQAICCERTPSLATLCDCLDEGAGSAVIQAGDPDHSHSPDAILRISGRLAASLMDLGVGREQPIVVMVAPGPAFVLAMLGVLRSGAAFVPIDADQPSLAMSQLFAEVRPRVVITDRPLQPMTDDNNLHGDHITIDIHTFLSQPQAENDAVSPQRVAVDSADLAYVIFTSGSTGRPKGVMIEHCAIANTLRWRRDAVGLNSDDRVISLLSHQFDGGLGVILTTLSQGATLVWPKSSLPSAPDLEDIVDTLVEQRVTVLTANPSFLRAIVLHPRFEQCRWLRQIWTGGESMPTDLPEQISQRSNAVLWNFYGPTETAIEATAFKTPAHHSPKCAIPIGHPIANTEIAILDDQLQPVPEGVPGQITICGRGLARGYWNQPAETASRFRSVDAMGGRRAYLTGDLGRINADGLLEFLGRIDNQIKLRGFRIELEEIEQHLRTHTAMTEVAVCVVGHGDAAQLASLIVATDPVDTEAAVAGLPRYKRPTRFHFIDSIPKSASGKIDRQAIQRLATKRRDHSVSSTGITVARNDLESFLATGWSQTLPSDLVRFDENFFDAGGSSLQAATLTARWSDELGVRVPTSLLFDLADIRGLSARIAELYPTQMEAKFGVDSVRNRTTDPSSGVHPLIAPWQTRGDQTPIFLVHPPGGIVVCYRDLAERLSPRHPLYAIRSKGLHGEEELPATMEAMAADYVQAIHQTRPHGPVIVGGWSLGGLAAVEVTQQLLQSGRDVQKLILLDTTLPARATESAGSKDSPSAGLEYGIDLSLEQLGELPPEKQLPFLWDHANKLGVLDHDVPEQVVQQTLMDLQALFHHHVELANRYRLRSICVPVELYRPTDVPIKVSGPHDRGWSRLADEVTVIEVPGQHHSMLSEPHVSELANHIKR; encoded by the coding sequence CGAGGGCTGTTCCGACGACGAACTTCGAAGTCGAGTGTTGGCTCACGTTCAGCGTCCTTTCGATTTGGAAAAGGGTCCGTTACTGCGATTGGCAACGTTCCGGGTCGCGGAGGACGATCACGTCATCGTGGCAACCACCCATCACATCGTGACCGATTTTTGGTCGTTGGTGCTGATCATGAAGGAGTTGAGCGAAATCTATCCAGCCGTCCTTTCCGGCCGCACTCCCACGCTTCCCCCAGCAAGCAATCTTTACGCGCAGTACGTTCAGCAGCAACGACACCTCTGCGAGAGCCATCAAAAGGAGGCGCTGAGTCAGTACTGGCAACAGCAAGTCAAGGATGTCGCGCCGGTGTTGGAATTGCCATTAGACTATCGCCGTCCGAAGCAATTTTCTGGTCAAGCACACTCAATTCCAATCGAGTTCAATATCGCGGAATCGGAACAGATCCGACATTTTGCTCGGACTTGTGGCGTGACGACGAATGCAACACTCCTGGCTGCGGTCCAAGTTCTGCTGAGCCGATACAGTCGTCAATCCAAGTTCCTGGTCGGGATTCCCTCTTCGGGTCGCAGCGAGCAACAATTCGAAGATACCGTCGGCTACTTCTCGGGTGTCTTACCGATTCGCACCGACCTTTCCAGCGACCTGAATTTCCAAGAGTTTGTGGGTCAGACTTCTCGCCAAATGATGCGAGGAATGGATCATGAGCGATATCCCTTTGCGGAGATTGTTCGGGATACCAACCCGTCGCGTGACACGAGTCGAGGGCCGTTGATTCAAACCTTGTGTACGTTTGAAAACTCGCACTTGCAATCCGACACTGCACACGCAGCCTTCCTGATGGCCTCGGCAAGCCAAGCCAAGGAATTCGGAGGCTTGTTGCAACAACCATTTCCCGTTCCCCATCCGACCTGCCACTACGACATCGAATTCGCCTTCGATACGTCATCCGAAGCGATGGGCGGTATCGTTTGTTTCTGTGTGGATTTGTTCCGCACGCCCTCCATGCACCAACTGGCGACCAACTTTCGTCAATTGACAGGTGCCCTGATCGACCAATGCGACCGCAACGTCACCTCGGTGGCTTGGCCAATACCATCATCGGGCAGCACAAGTGCCCTTGTGATCACGGACGAACGGCCGATGACCCGCGAACAGGCGATCTGCTGCGAACGAACTCCTAGCCTAGCGACGCTTTGTGATTGTCTCGATGAAGGTGCGGGTTCCGCAGTGATCCAAGCAGGGGACCCTGATCACTCGCATTCGCCTGACGCGATCTTGCGAATCAGCGGTCGGCTGGCTGCAAGCTTGATGGATCTTGGTGTCGGACGCGAACAGCCCATCGTTGTCATGGTCGCACCAGGCCCTGCCTTCGTTTTGGCGATGCTGGGCGTCTTGCGAAGTGGTGCCGCTTTCGTTCCCATCGATGCCGACCAACCGTCGTTGGCGATGTCGCAGTTGTTCGCCGAAGTCCGCCCTCGCGTTGTCATCACCGACCGGCCTCTCCAACCGATGACCGACGACAACAACCTGCATGGTGACCACATCACGATCGACATCCATACCTTTCTATCGCAACCGCAAGCAGAAAACGACGCCGTGTCACCGCAGCGGGTTGCGGTTGATTCCGCGGATCTTGCCTACGTGATCTTCACTTCGGGATCAACGGGCCGTCCAAAGGGAGTCATGATTGAGCACTGCGCGATTGCGAACACGCTTCGTTGGCGTCGCGACGCGGTCGGGCTGAATTCGGATGATCGAGTCATCTCACTTTTGTCTCACCAATTCGATGGAGGCTTGGGTGTTATCCTCACAACGTTGTCTCAAGGGGCGACGTTGGTGTGGCCAAAGAGCTCCTTGCCCTCAGCACCCGATTTGGAGGACATCGTCGATACCCTGGTCGAACAACGCGTCACGGTGTTGACGGCCAACCCCAGTTTTCTGCGGGCAATCGTGTTGCACCCACGGTTCGAACAATGCCGTTGGCTTCGGCAAATCTGGACCGGGGGCGAATCGATGCCAACCGATCTGCCGGAGCAAATTAGCCAGCGAAGCAACGCAGTTCTGTGGAACTTCTACGGCCCCACCGAGACAGCCATCGAGGCAACCGCTTTCAAGACTCCCGCCCACCACAGTCCAAAATGTGCGATCCCCATCGGGCATCCCATCGCAAACACCGAGATCGCGATTCTGGATGATCAACTTCAACCCGTTCCCGAGGGTGTCCCCGGTCAAATCACGATCTGCGGACGTGGGCTCGCTCGAGGATACTGGAATCAGCCGGCTGAAACCGCGAGCCGTTTCCGCTCGGTGGACGCGATGGGGGGACGACGCGCCTATCTAACAGGTGATTTGGGGCGAATCAATGCCGACGGACTGCTGGAATTCCTCGGGCGCATCGACAATCAAATCAAGCTGCGCGGTTTCCGTATCGAGCTGGAAGAAATCGAGCAACACTTGCGAACCCATACCGCCATGACGGAAGTTGCCGTCTGCGTCGTCGGTCATGGTGATGCAGCCCAGCTAGCCTCGCTGATCGTTGCAACCGACCCGGTGGACACCGAAGCCGCTGTGGCCGGACTGCCCCGATACAAGCGACCGACTCGTTTTCATTTCATCGATTCGATTCCAAAGAGTGCAAGCGGAAAAATCGACCGTCAAGCGATACAGCGACTGGCCACCAAACGACGCGACCACTCGGTATCTTCGACGGGTATCACCGTCGCCCGCAATGACTTGGAATCCTTTTTGGCGACAGGCTGGTCGCAAACCCTTCCGTCCGATTTGGTCCGGTTCGATGAAAATTTCTTCGATGCCGGTGGCAGTTCGCTGCAGGCCGCAACGTTGACGGCGAGATGGAGTGACGAGCTCGGTGTTCGCGTCCCCACCTCGCTGTTGTTCGATTTGGCCGACATCCGAGGTCTATCCGCACGAATCGCCGAACTGTATCCCACTCAGATGGAAGCCAAGTTCGGTGTCGATTCCGTTCGCAACCGCACGACGGACCCGTCAAGCGGGGTGCATCCCTTGATTGCACCGTGGCAAACCCGCGGCGATCAAACGCCGATCTTTCTGGTTCATCCTCCGGGAGGGATCGTCGTCTGTTATCGAGATCTCGCCGAACGACTTTCGCCCCGCCATCCTCTCTATGCGATTCGTTCCAAAGGCCTCCATGGCGAAGAGGAATTACCGGCAACGATGGAGGCAATGGCCGCGGACTACGTCCAGGCCATTCACCAAACTCGACCCCACGGCCCTGTGATCGTCGGCGGCTGGTCCCTGGGTGGCTTGGCTGCCGTCGAAGTCACGCAACAATTGCTTCAGTCTGGCCGAGACGTGCAGAAGCTGATTCTACTTGATACCACCCTCCCGGCCAGAGCAACCGAGAGTGCGGGTTCCAAGGATTCTCCCAGCGCGGGACTCGAATACGGCATCGACTTATCGCTCGAGCAACTCGGGGAGCTTCCGCCCGAGAAACAGCTTCCGTTTCTATGGGATCATGCCAACAAACTTGGGGTCCTGGACCATGACGTGCCGGAGCAGGTCGTGCAACAAACGCTGATGGACCTGCAAGCGCTGTTTCATCACCATGTTGAGCTAGCCAATCGCTACCGGCTGAGATCCATTTGCGTGCCGGTCGAACTGTATCGACCGACCGACGTACCGATCAAGGTGTCCGGCCCCCACGATCGTGGCTGGTCTCGACTTGCCGACGAGGTCACCGTGATCGAGGTTCCGGGACAACACCACAGCATGCTGTCGGAACCCCATGTAAGCGAACTCGCAAATCATATCAAACGTTGA
- a CDS encoding zinc-dependent peptidase codes for MLINSTENRRNRRLAWTMGGLGSLFGVAISWFSPWFLVLVPAAVSIAFWVRYRTARRYRVLQQPFPQNRQAILNTKVTFYQALDEEGQKRFRDLVAVFLDEVAITGIGTEVDETTRTLVAASAVIPILAFEDWEYSGLGEVLIYPASFDSGFKTNEDGDANILGMVGTQHMSGVMILSKPALLAGFANDRDKRNVGVHEFAHLVDKQDGAIDGTPPGVSADAYQPWVQWVGEELRRENAGNQHIDDYAYTNEAEYFAVLSEYFFESPSVLQKKDPRLYDMMQKMYRQDPKRLFARRPKRRGRVGRNQPCPCGSGEKFKRCCRRRSAR; via the coding sequence TTGCTAATTAACTCGACCGAAAACCGACGTAACCGTCGCCTGGCATGGACGATGGGTGGGTTGGGATCCTTGTTTGGGGTAGCGATCTCTTGGTTCTCGCCTTGGTTCTTGGTACTGGTGCCGGCGGCTGTTTCGATTGCGTTTTGGGTGCGGTATCGCACTGCACGGCGGTATCGAGTCTTGCAGCAACCGTTCCCGCAAAACCGACAAGCGATCCTCAATACAAAGGTCACTTTTTATCAGGCTCTCGACGAGGAGGGCCAAAAGCGGTTTCGCGATCTCGTCGCAGTGTTTCTCGACGAGGTCGCGATCACAGGGATCGGCACGGAGGTGGATGAAACGACTCGTACGCTGGTCGCCGCCAGTGCCGTGATTCCCATTTTGGCGTTCGAGGATTGGGAGTACTCGGGATTAGGTGAAGTGCTCATTTACCCAGCCTCGTTTGATTCGGGCTTCAAGACGAACGAGGACGGCGACGCTAACATTCTTGGTATGGTCGGTACGCAACACATGAGTGGCGTCATGATCCTATCAAAGCCCGCGTTGTTGGCCGGCTTTGCAAACGACCGTGACAAAAGAAATGTGGGCGTTCACGAGTTCGCACATCTGGTGGACAAGCAAGATGGTGCAATCGACGGCACACCTCCGGGAGTCTCGGCGGATGCCTATCAACCTTGGGTCCAATGGGTCGGTGAGGAACTACGTCGTGAAAATGCCGGGAACCAGCATATCGACGACTACGCCTACACCAACGAGGCGGAGTACTTCGCGGTACTAAGCGAGTACTTTTTTGAATCACCCAGCGTGCTTCAGAAAAAGGATCCTCGGCTGTATGACATGATGCAGAAAATGTATCGGCAAGATCCGAAGCGGCTTTTTGCAAGACGCCCCAAACGTCGTGGTCGAGTGGGACGCAATCAACCGTGCCCCTGCGGGAGCGGCGAAAAATTCAAGCGATGCTGCCGTCGTCGCTCGGCTCGATAA
- a CDS encoding ABC transporter ATP-binding protein, giving the protein MREAYTDTHTDAAIVDTDQQPDLSKDSNILVELQEVSRHYVDGDVMALDRVSLVIGRGEFVSIVGPSGCGKSTLLNMIGALDRPTSGSIQFDGHPIDDAMNLDQLRSKQIGFVFQSFHLLPNLTAEENVQLPMFGDGRSVVKRRKVARELLTEVGLADRAQHFPWQLSNGQRQRVAIARALANGPALVLADEPTGALDSESGEVVMRMMTEFCRNDQTTLVVVTHDDSIAERSDRVIRLLDGRIVNV; this is encoded by the coding sequence TTGCGCGAGGCCTACACCGACACACACACCGACGCGGCGATTGTGGATACAGATCAACAACCGGATTTATCAAAAGATTCAAATATTCTAGTCGAATTGCAAGAGGTCAGCAGGCACTATGTCGACGGTGACGTGATGGCGCTGGACCGAGTCAGCCTTGTGATTGGCCGTGGCGAATTTGTTTCCATTGTTGGCCCCAGCGGCTGTGGTAAATCCACTTTGCTGAACATGATCGGTGCGCTCGATCGACCGACGTCCGGCAGCATTCAGTTCGACGGCCATCCGATTGATGATGCGATGAACCTCGACCAGCTGCGTTCCAAGCAGATTGGGTTTGTTTTTCAGTCGTTTCACCTGTTGCCGAATTTAACCGCTGAAGAGAACGTCCAGTTGCCGATGTTTGGGGATGGACGGTCCGTGGTGAAGCGACGGAAGGTCGCTCGAGAGTTATTGACCGAGGTGGGTCTTGCCGATCGTGCTCAGCACTTTCCCTGGCAACTGTCAAATGGACAACGACAACGCGTCGCGATTGCCCGAGCTTTGGCCAACGGTCCGGCGTTGGTGTTGGCGGACGAACCGACCGGCGCACTCGATTCGGAAAGTGGCGAAGTGGTCATGCGGATGATGACGGAGTTCTGCAGAAACGACCAAACCACCTTGGTCGTCGTGACTCATGATGATTCGATTGCCGAACGTTCCGATCGCGTGATTCGGCTTCTCGATGGCAGGATTGTCAACGTTTGA
- a CDS encoding alpha-L-rhamnosidase-related protein gives MFQRAIFPIVLTVILVGQDAVAQTAVVDPRTRTYVVPKRVLWVSDDSRVENADALLKEGNGQVTLDEVDPCIVHEGGAILLDFGRELHGGVQITVGRMKGKEPARFRVRFGESASEAMSDILGGTATNDHAIRDQSLLVPWLGSTEIGQTGFRFVRLDLHDQGRSIPLVSVRAVSLMRDLEYLGSFKCSDNRLNEIWDVGAYTVHLNMQDYLWDGIKRDRLVWVGDMHPETMTIFSVFGANPIIPKSLDLSRRQTPLPKWMNGISSYSMWWVLIHGEWFKFTGDRDYLAEQKEYLLPLLDQLCQCVDEQGKENLPEGRFLDWPSKANQQATHAGLHALLIMTLESGADLCNTLDATDQAQKCRQTLDRLRAYTPDPGQSKQAAALMALAELQDAKELNQVVMAVGGAKGMSTFYGYYVLRARAEAGDVQGCLDCIREYWGGMLNLGATSFWEDFDLAWTENAARIDELVPDGKKDIHGDCGAYCYVGFRHSLCHGWASGPTAWLSEYVLGVRVLEPGCASVAIQPNLGDLDWVEGTFPTPHGLIRIRHDKQSDGTIKTDVQAPSEVTIVRS, from the coding sequence ATGTTTCAAAGAGCCATCTTTCCGATTGTCCTTACCGTGATCCTCGTTGGCCAAGACGCGGTTGCCCAGACCGCGGTGGTTGATCCACGCACCCGCACCTACGTCGTTCCGAAGCGAGTTCTTTGGGTTTCCGACGACTCCCGCGTTGAGAATGCGGATGCCTTATTGAAAGAAGGGAACGGTCAGGTCACGCTCGATGAAGTTGACCCCTGCATCGTTCACGAAGGGGGGGCAATCCTGCTCGATTTCGGCAGGGAGCTTCACGGCGGCGTTCAGATTACGGTGGGCCGGATGAAGGGAAAAGAGCCAGCTCGCTTCCGTGTGCGTTTTGGTGAATCGGCTAGCGAAGCGATGAGCGACATTCTCGGTGGGACGGCGACCAACGATCACGCGATTCGAGATCAGTCGCTGCTTGTACCATGGTTGGGCTCTACGGAAATCGGACAAACGGGGTTTCGGTTTGTCCGGTTGGATTTGCACGATCAAGGACGTTCTATTCCCTTGGTGAGCGTTCGAGCCGTGTCATTGATGCGGGACTTAGAGTACCTCGGGTCGTTCAAGTGCAGTGACAATCGACTGAACGAAATTTGGGACGTGGGTGCCTATACCGTCCATTTGAATATGCAGGACTACCTTTGGGACGGTATCAAGCGAGATCGCTTGGTTTGGGTGGGCGACATGCACCCTGAGACCATGACCATTTTCTCTGTCTTTGGTGCCAACCCAATCATTCCGAAAAGTCTCGACTTAAGCCGCCGGCAAACGCCGCTGCCAAAATGGATGAACGGAATCAGTTCGTACTCGATGTGGTGGGTGCTCATCCACGGCGAATGGTTCAAGTTCACCGGAGACAGGGACTACCTCGCCGAACAGAAAGAGTATTTGTTGCCATTGCTGGATCAGCTTTGCCAATGCGTTGATGAACAGGGAAAAGAAAACCTCCCAGAAGGACGATTCTTGGATTGGCCCTCCAAAGCGAATCAACAAGCGACTCACGCTGGCTTGCATGCGTTGTTGATCATGACATTGGAATCCGGCGCCGATCTTTGCAACACGCTCGACGCGACCGATCAAGCCCAGAAGTGTCGTCAGACGCTTGATCGACTGCGAGCGTATACACCGGATCCTGGGCAGAGCAAGCAAGCCGCTGCGTTAATGGCACTCGCTGAATTGCAAGACGCCAAGGAACTGAACCAGGTCGTCATGGCCGTCGGGGGAGCAAAAGGGATGAGCACGTTCTACGGTTACTACGTGTTGCGGGCTCGCGCCGAAGCAGGTGATGTTCAGGGTTGTCTGGATTGCATTCGAGAGTACTGGGGCGGAATGCTGAATTTGGGGGCAACCAGTTTTTGGGAAGATTTCGATTTGGCTTGGACGGAGAATGCAGCGAGAATCGATGAGTTGGTTCCTGATGGCAAGAAGGACATCCATGGCGACTGTGGGGCCTACTGTTACGTCGGCTTTCGCCACAGTCTGTGTCACGGGTGGGCGTCGGGGCCAACCGCATGGCTAAGTGAATACGTACTCGGAGTGCGCGTGTTGGAGCCAGGATGTGCGAGCGTTGCCATCCAACCCAACTTGGGTGATCTCGATTGGGTGGAAGGCACGTTCCCAACTCCCCACGGACTGATCCGCATCCGCCACGACAAACAGTCGGACGGCACCATCAAAACCGACGTTCAGGCTCCATCCGAGGTCACGATCGTGCGCTCTTGA